One segment of Allorhodopirellula heiligendammensis DNA contains the following:
- a CDS encoding lactonase family protein, which translates to MRFQKELPECARRLAHRLPSLCALVATVCTSTVHGQSDQNRSAATRPLMAYVGTFSSPLGDVLPTQVDLPPGNGRGIHLFDVDRGTGTMRPVGTVDIGSSPDCLVINATGDRLYSSNETDRFGDTKHGSISSFSINRDDGQLTLLNTVDSEGDGPTYVSIHPSGKFLFVANYFSGSIAVLPILADGRLGQATDVQHDIGTIGPTKATHAPPGSFAISGHDRTHAHMIQADSSGRFVLHVDLGLDTIFVWKFDEASGTLTPNQPPSVQLPPGDGPRHFNFHPNGRWLYSIQEEGSTIVLFDYDATAGRLRARQTVSSLPPSFTGSNFCSEILVSHDGKFVYAGNRLHDSVGIFAVGPTGELTQIGNEWTRGDYPRSFNFDPSGQFLYVCNQRADNVTVFNVNRQTGHLDFTGQYVPVGNPSSIVFLDLEKTEVK; encoded by the coding sequence ATGCGTTTTCAAAAAGAACTGCCCGAGTGTGCCCGCCGGCTGGCCCATCGACTGCCATCTCTCTGCGCATTGGTGGCGACGGTCTGTACCAGCACGGTTCATGGGCAATCCGATCAAAACCGGTCTGCCGCGACGCGCCCGCTGATGGCCTATGTCGGCACATTCAGTTCACCGCTCGGGGACGTCCTGCCAACTCAAGTTGACTTGCCACCGGGCAATGGACGTGGAATCCACCTTTTCGACGTCGATCGCGGTACCGGTACAATGCGTCCGGTGGGCACAGTTGACATCGGGTCAAGTCCGGACTGTTTGGTGATCAATGCAACTGGAGATCGGCTCTACAGCAGCAACGAGACGGACCGCTTTGGCGATACCAAGCATGGTTCCATCAGCTCTTTTTCTATTAATCGAGATGATGGACAACTCACCCTGCTCAACACGGTTGACTCGGAAGGAGACGGGCCAACGTATGTCAGTATCCATCCATCGGGTAAGTTTTTGTTCGTGGCCAACTACTTCAGCGGATCGATCGCGGTGCTTCCCATTTTAGCGGACGGCCGCTTGGGGCAAGCCACGGATGTTCAACACGATATCGGGACAATTGGCCCGACAAAGGCGACTCATGCACCGCCGGGCAGTTTTGCCATTAGCGGCCATGATCGCACGCATGCACACATGATCCAAGCCGATTCATCAGGACGGTTCGTGCTACATGTTGATTTAGGACTCGATACGATCTTCGTATGGAAGTTTGACGAGGCTTCCGGCACCTTAACACCCAACCAACCTCCGAGTGTTCAGTTGCCCCCGGGCGATGGACCTCGACATTTTAATTTTCACCCCAATGGACGCTGGCTGTATTCGATCCAGGAAGAGGGGTCAACAATCGTCCTGTTCGATTACGACGCGACCGCCGGTCGACTGCGTGCACGACAGACTGTTTCTTCGCTGCCACCGTCGTTTACAGGCAGCAACTTCTGTTCTGAAATTCTGGTTTCGCATGATGGCAAATTTGTCTACGCAGGGAACCGGCTGCATGACAGCGTGGGCATATTTGCAGTTGGACCAACTGGCGAGCTGACTCAGATAGGCAATGAATGGACCCGGGGCGACTATCCTCGCAGTTTCAATTTTGATCCTAGCGGTCAGTTCCTGTACGTATGCAATCAGCGAGCTGATAACGTCACTGTTTTCAACGTCAATCGCCAAACCGGGCACTTGGACTTTACTGGGCAGTACGTTCCCGTGGGCAACCCGTCGAGCATTGTCTTCCTTGACCTAGAAAAAACTGAAGTGAAGTAG